In Pyrus communis chromosome 11, drPyrComm1.1, whole genome shotgun sequence, the sequence tagtattataatgagggattttaaatttataggattataaatttcataaaatatcaaacaattaatgtcaaaactataaaaatataaataggaGTGTAAATAACACTTCccatattaatagtaatataatgagggGTACAAAGTCGAGGGACCTTGATCTAACTTTGAATAttattaaggttttaatcaaaaaaTGATAAGGATTAGGAATCGCATTCAAAATATCTCTTAAGTTTCCCTTTCTCTCACGCATGCAGACACAAAAACATGGCTAAAGAGTAAAGAGAATAACAACTGCTGAGCAGCATTCATTGATTCGCATCAGAAATGCAACATAAAAATAGCAAAACATAGATTTATTAACTTAACTACTTTATTCGAAGCTAGAAAAGCAGCATGCTATTCTCTCAAGAATCTAGCTCTCTCAAACTAAACAACAAATGACGGTAGAAGAAAAACACACATACAACTAGTCGACTGATACAGAATCGTGACCTAGCACGCTTATTCGAAGCTCATTTGGAAACGAATTCAGGGATATGGAGCAACTGGAGTGCTCCCGCCACCATTCCCGGGGGTTGGAACCTCATTACCGGGGTTTGGGACGAATGTGTCATCACCGCCTGGAACATAGTTGTTACTACTCGGGCTTCCACCACTTCCACTTCCACCAGTGCTGCCGGTGCTGCCCATGCCAGGGAATGGAGCAAAATGTCCCAGTGGTGGTAGCATCACACGCCCAATGCCAGGAATGAGAAGACTTCCGTCATGGTCAAGTAACCACTGAGGTTGTTTCTTGTCATCTTTGTTGGAGATTGTTGGCACATTTCGCCCGGCAACTGCTCCTCCTACTAGGTCAAGGAGGATAACGGAAACAGAGATGAGAGCAAAGAACGAAAGGCGGATTTTGTAAGCCATTATCGGAGCAATGgtagagggagggagagatgagagagaaggGTAGGTCTTGCTGAAGTTAGCTTGGTGATTTGAATGTAGAAGAAGGGCTCTTCTTATAGCTGAGGATTTCTGGCAAGTAGGGTGAACAGTTTGTCGGTGAGTTAAGAAGCCATGGATAGAGAGGAGATATACAAATGTATACGTGCATGGAGAGAGAAGTGATGATTAGTCATTGAGTTGGGTTTTTCTTAGGTCGATAATTTTTATGCACTTTTAAGGACTGGGTAGTGTTGGTTAAAATTAAATGACCACGGCCTTGCGAAATTCCAGAATACAACAATGTATGACATATATTGTGAAATTTGACGATTGGATGTACGCTTTGATATTCAAGGGAAGAATAACTGGGGAATGTAACCTGCTTATAAGATAATGTATACTTTACATTGATGTACAGTACACCGATGTATGACATACATTGTAGAATTTAACGGCTAATGTGCGCTCCGATATTCAAAAGAATTTATTGGGTGAATCGGATCCGCTGAAAATGTAATATATATTGATGTAAAGTTCGAAAACTTCAGGTGGTTTTTTCTTAGTTACCGAGATTGAGTTATACTTTAAACGTATTAAAATCTGCCTATATGTTCCAGCAACTCCTGCGGCCATTAATGATGTGCAGATCTGCCTACATTCCTCTGTGAATGTGAATCAAAGAGTAGTTACCATTAATTTCAGCTGCTTTTTTCTGTGTATTCATCTTCTTAATTTACAATATCACAGTCGCTTTTGAGTTCATAAACTGCAAATTATTTTACTGCTGCCAACATTGAAAGCACTGGGACTTTGAACTATAAAGGCTCCCGCCATTTAAGGTTTCATCTTTATCTTTTGCAGACATACTTTTTTTCTGGTttgtctttccttttcttcactGACAAGGTATTTAATGGGGTCATTTTCCACATTGCAATTTTCCATCTACCCCTTTATTGTTGTTGTATCAGTTATCTGCCATGGGAGAATTTTTACAAGCGGCACCTATATGTTAGGTATTGCTGCAAAATTATGCCACTTAATTGGAAAATTGAGTAATTTGTCACCTCAATTTTGATGCTGTAATTGCCACCTACGACTAACTTCACCCCTAACTTCACCCCTTTTTTTGTCCAAAAGGTTGCCAATGTTAAAATGATTCTTTAAACATAAGGTGTATCGATATTTCAGACTTCAAAATATCTTTTGGAGGTATTTGTAGGTTTATCCTCTGAACTTATATAGAGATGTCAATTTCTCCCTtggaactttaattttagccgtttacccctgaacttttataattagccaatttccccttGAACTTTAactttagccaattaccccctaaatttttataaatagccaatttccccctcCTAGCgttagattttaaatttttcatccatccaatttttcattctttttgccTCTATGCAATTGTCATGTTTTGTCCGTGTgagcaaaattgataaaaaattggACGAAAAAAAATCTAGCGGCATGGGTGAAATTGGCTATTTACAAAAGTTCAGGAGGGTAAttagctaaaattaaagttcaaaaggGAATTGGCTACTTATAAAATTCAGAGATAGTCAGCTAAGATTAAagttcaaagaaaaattaacaccTCTATACAAATTTATGGGACAAATCAACAAATATGTCTTATCTTTTAAAGAATTTTTAGAATCACATGCCAACTTTTTAGACGAAAAAGTAGATGGAGTCAAACTAGGTGATATAGAGCAACAAAAAGTAGATGGAGTCAGACAAGGCGGCAATGGGTTTGAACAATTCAATAGCTGAATCTCACAATGCATCAATGTCTTGCGTACGTACATTACGATGCGGGATCGTTTCAACCGTCAGATATGATGGTTTCATTTTTAAACGTAGACGTTCGGCTGAGCAATGTATTGCATAAAATTCCAGTAGAAATGTGGAACGTAAAATTATAGGCTGCATCTACATCTGATCTGGACCAAAGAATGTACATAAAACTTAGAGACAGAGAATTATATTTGCCTCAGCTACCTGAAGAGAACAGTTTCCTTACTTTTTGTGCCTTCTGCAACAAATGCTGAGGAAATGGAAACCCAGAAAGATTTATCTTTTGGATTTTAATGAGGCAAAAAGATGCCATAATACAATAAACGCTAGCCAGTTTCGTTTATATTTGAATCACAATTTCTAAGGCCTTTCTTCGGAAAATCTAGGAAGTTGAACGAGGGAATTCACGCGTGTCACGCCTTCCAAACCCAACCAGTTCTCTTCAGCTGCCACTGTTTCTTCATTCCCTTCAATCTCAACCGGTAGTCTACCATGAGTATCACTTTCATCAGATGACCTGACAGTGAAATTCCTCTGCAAAGATGGCTCCGACTTCTGGCCATCATCTGATTCAACAGCATTGCCGGAGTGATTGCTTTGAAGGGTTGCGGATGAAAAGCCTTGTTCCTCATAATCAGATTCCGAGTCCATTTTCCCATCCAAAAACAAGCAAACGACTGCACAGTCATCCATCTTTGAAGTCGGGTATTTGAGTTTCCATTCGCGAGCGGCTGAGTCAACCACAGTCCTTGCTGCTGATGCCCGGGTTGGGGCTGAGGAGACTATCTCAACAACCTCTTCATTGCTTAAGACATCCCAAACCTATAAATATACAAGTTAAAGATCATCGAGTGAAGTTAAATACGAAATTTTAGGTTTACTATATTTCACATCTAATGCCACGCTACACTATCAATAATCAAGCTTATAAATTACAAGTACAGCAGGACATTAATAAGCGGAGCATTCTTGCAGGTGCGCAGCAATCACTCATAAATACCGATGATGTTATCTCCGGCTTGCCTTAGGTTCCCTATATAACTTTTAAGGGATTAAAATTTCCATACAGAAAACAGGGAAAGAGGACATTAATAAGTCCTCAAAGGTCTGAACAATTTCACATTCGGCAACCCCTGCTTGTGTGGAAGGTACAGGAGATATTTCATTCCTCATTAAACTATAATGTATACAGTACAAGAACATGCTGAGATGTAAGTACTCTTTTGTCACTCGTGTTTTTAGAATCCAGATGCTTTGGACTTTATTACTGGATCTTTACATCTCATAAGAACTATCGACACTCCTTGATCATGTTTGGTGATTTAAATGTGACTTGTCTGTAATTCTATCACTTCATATTCGGTTCCTGTAAGCCATTTCAAGCGCAAATGGATATTCCTCATCGTTGTACACTTACTATGTGAATTTTTAACTTTCTTTGCATTATTAAAGCCAGCAGTGCCGTGTAGAAATAATCAACAAACATCCAACcaaaaagaacaataaaaaaattgaaagaaaccaTAGAGAATATCGAAATAAACTATAGAGAATATTGAAACAAAATATAGAGAATATCGAAATAGGATATTATCAAAGAGGAAATTTTTACCCCGTCAGAAGCAAGAACAATGAACTGGTCTCTGTCAGTAAGTATCCGGTGTGAGAACTCAGGAATTGAGATCACTCCATACTCCTTTAAACAGAAATCGCCGAAGGCTCGAGCCATAGCTAAACCAGGGGCATCATCAAAAGGCAACCATACTCGAGACACTTCAGGCTCATCATGCAAAGCAAACACCCTACCCTTACACCGTTTAATTCTTTCAGCTTCCCCTATGACATTTACATAAGCATCAACCAAGTAAGGTTCAAATAACAAGAAGGCAACCAAAGCATCAGTGACAAGAAATTTAGAATATTGTTCACACTTGGCAGATCAGGCTTTAAGTCAACAGTTAACTGGATTGCCACCATGGAATCATTACTGTCCTTTGATCCCAGGATTGCTCGGGAATCCCCGATATAACCCATGAAAAGATTTGACCCCTGAAAAGTGAAGCGATCAAAAACAAAGCAAACGAAATAGGCAAAATTAAGAGTGCAGATGGTGTTTGCTGCCGTACCTGTTTGACTAGAGTGACAGCAGTGCTACCACTGCAGAAGCAGTCCAAATTAGGATGAGACCTCAGCTCCTTGTCCATGGCTTTGTATGACTTAAGGAAAGCGTCTCTCCATGATAAATTCAATTTTTCCTCGTCCAAACCATCCTTCTCAGTATCTCCACAATCTGACTTCTTTAGGTTCCCTTTGAAACACGTTTTACTGGACCCTTGGTATGAATACAAGAAGGATAGCAGCTTCATTGGCAACGCATCCCTTACTTTGCGAGCAACAAGATGGCCGTGTGGACCATGGCCGTCAAAAACACCACAGAATATCGCATCATCGGACATGAAATCCTTCAAAAGAATATAAAATCAAGAGTTCAGAAATCATAAATTATCTTACCAACATGTTCAATTAGCATTCCCACTGCAGAGGAGAAACTTACTTCCCACACAAGCATGGCATCTTGGTTTATGCCTTTGCGGCCCTGCTGTGTGAATATGCAAGAAGTCTGGCTCTTTCCGTTGGTAAAAATGCGGTTGGGCAAGGTGTGTAAATTCTGAAGAGTATATGCATGGTCAGAGAATGTCTTCTTCGTTCTCTTTCGACCACTAAATTGAATCCCCAAGCATGGGGGTGTCACCGCCTCTCTGTTGCTGTTGCTGCTACGAGTACTCTGACTACTAGTCGAAACACAACCCCCCATTTCCTCAGCTCAACATAGACGACATCTGACCTAATAAAGGATAAGTCCTACTTTAGCCAACCAGATCGcacatgaaattttgaaatttgccaaaaatggtCAACCGAGCAAATGAATATCCAAATACCAAAGATTCCCACACATCCAAACCACCAGCCATTTTACAAGCCCATATAGAAAAATGAGGTCATTTTATCTTGGTCAATGCAGTCCGTGGATGTAACGTGAATCGATAATAAAACTAGCTGAAGAGAACAAGAAGACATTAGTTAATTACTTTTTTAATCTCTGGCAACACATAATGCAAAAATGGCTGCTTCTGCTTGTAAAGaactaaacaaaacaaacaagatgtattaaaaaaacacaGTTCCATGTTTCAAGGAACAGAAATACTTAAAAAGGCCGTCCAGATCCTATTGCCCTTCATGAGGAATCACACTGATAATAACCAAGTGGTAGGATTTTGAGCAAATTGATTTATATAAAATAGAAGCCAAAGAACCGTCGATTTTATATAACTTAGATTAGAATGTCGCTAAAACAAATAGAAGCTAATCGAGACaccaaaaaacagaaaatcGGGTACACAAAACCGAGAAATGCCACCATAAAAACACCAAATTTACCCTGTATTCTGCCAACTATGAGATTCAGACTCATCaaaattcaataacacaagaaaaataaacatgtcACTTAAAAGATTCTTAATAAAACAGAACTACATTGAGATGCAAAAACCAGAAGAACAGTGTGACTATTGAAAATCTTGCCCAATTATGTATACCAACAAACAAACTCAGAGAAACCCAACTGTTACTAGGTTACTCGAACATTAAGAAACAATCAAGATTTTCTGACTTAAAGTGGATACCAATTAAGGAAACCAGAAAGAAATATTCTTGACAACTTGGAATTTTTTAGTACATGTTAAATCTACCTCCACTTTCACAGCAACCAAACAACAAAGCACAGGGTCCGGTCAACGGACTACTTCGGAGgaggagagagggggagagagagagaggtaaagGCAATATTGAAATTAGTACAAAGTTACGAACTGTTGTTTTACCACCAGAGAGAAATCCGAGAGAGATAAAgcaaattttgaaaaagcagGAAAACGACGAGAGGAATGCTCTTTTGTCAAATAACATAATCATTTAGGTATAACTATTTATCATACAAAGAATGAAAGTAAACAAACAAAGCATATACAGGGTTAATCCTTGTTTGGTTCCTAAGAAAATATCAAAGAAAATCCGTAAACTTTTGAGCATAAGAGATCACTCAAATATTACATGATCGTTCATAAGGGCAAACAAAGCAGAAAAACCCAATATCAcaaacaaccatcaaaatcaaatggaaTGTTTAGTTTTCTATGAGAATGCAGTAAAAGTTTCAGTCTTTACAAAGCAAagcaccaaaaaaatgaaatttgagatgcttatctctctctctctctctctctctctctctctctctcttacccAATACCAATAGAGATCAAAACCCCAAAAAGATAAGTATATGGATTAGAGTGCAGATAGACAGAGAGGTTGTACATGCAGATCTTTGATTAGTCAGCGATTATTGCTCTAAATCACCCATAATTTCGACTCAAAGCAAACAGAGATGAGCAATATTGATCACAGATAATGGAAAGCAAATggtttaaacaaacaaacatttgagaattagaaataaaattgGATTGTTCGAGAAAAATTGAGAAAAGGGTAGTGAGTTTTTTAcctttttgttgaaatttcctAGCCTAGATTAGAGCTTTGGGATCAGAGTGAAGAAAACCAGAACAGAACAGAAGAGGTGGGGAGAGAGTTGAATATTTATATGGTGGAGTCTGGAGGGTGGTGCATTGATTGCAAAAGCAGCGCCGAACCGAAAGggaagagatagagagagagagagagaggttacTATGGAGTAGCCGTGCACCCCCGGCTGAAACGATGATTGAAATCAATCTCAGATTCTCATGATGCAACTGCCACTGTTTAATACACTTTCCTCATGGCGCGTCAAGTCATCCTtatcccctttttcttttcatttctttcttcctttctttttttttttttttttttttccttcattctACCGAACACTAAAAAGGATTAGGAGATAGTTTAATCCTACGTAGAATttcatgtaatcaaatttgaaggtagaAATGAGCTTCAATCGATATGTCAATCCTACGTAGAATGACATATGAGTTTTTATAtgccaaatttgacatatgagaaaaggtgatgtcaaattttttaaaattattttagtaTGTGGCTCTTATTAATGCACCAATTATAGATCTTGAAAAatgtattttaattgatttctttttaaaatggatcctacaaatatcatttataacaaataaaatatcggttggaaaaagagaaaatctgaCATTGCCACATCAAttatcaaattaacatttgacatttatcttttgacatctcctttggaaatGCTCTTAGGATCCTAGCCAAATCCTTTTTCTGGAATTCGGAAAATCAAAATTATGTACATTCATCATATATCATACGATCATAAgctatttaaaattaaacatagtatctaacgaaaattAACCGCActatatacgatgaacgaacacgattgaTTGATCTTCCAGATatccacaaagaggatccaaagaggatcttCATCCAAACTAAAAGGCTAAATACATTGAAATAATGATCGTCGAATTTTTATGCTTGTAAGACCGACTCTAataattgagttaaaatctaaaatttaggTTATAAACTCATCAAAATCATCTCTAACTATAGGGCCTAAAGCAAGTTTGGGCAGATTTAGCTCAATAAACCGGCCAAACCTATTTTTTGGCCTATCACTGAGCGTGGACGTGCCAAATTGAAACCTATCCGTGATacgaaaaacaaaatcagaatgAGGAAAAGACCTATTACCATATCCGACTATCATCGCTGGCATAACCATAAAAAAGATCATTAAAAAAGCGTGAGCCGTTATTAAAACATTATAAAGTTGATGATCACCACCAAGAATTTGATCGCCGGGTCGTGCTAATTCCATACGAATCAGTACTGAGAAGCATGTGCCCATCACTCCAGCAATAGCACCGAAGATGAAATATAGAGTCCTTGTATCCTTGTGGTTAGTGGAGAACAGCCATCGTGTCGTAAAATTGagattatttctttctttccttgtcAAAGATGGGCCGGAGCGGGGCTTCTCAGTACGCTAACACACCCAACAGTCCATATTCAAacttacttttttattttagtttataaattaatcaaattcaaTGGCTGAgatcaataaaatcaaatgtaACGGTCCAAAAATAAATTCAATGGCTAAAAcagttaaaaaattatttgggGG encodes:
- the LOC137709206 gene encoding putative cell wall protein — its product is MAYKIRLSFFALISVSVILLDLVGGAVAGRNVPTISNKDDKKQPQWLLDHDGSLLIPGIGRVMLPPLGHFAPFPGMGSTGSTGGSGSGGSPSSNNYVPGGDDTFVPNPGNEVPTPGNGGGSTPVAPYP
- the LOC137707581 gene encoding probable protein phosphatase 2C 52 — protein: MGGCVSTSSQSTRSSNSNREAVTPPCLGIQFSGRKRTKKTFSDHAYTLQNLHTLPNRIFTNGKSQTSCIFTQQGRKGINQDAMLVWEDFMSDDAIFCGVFDGHGPHGHLVARKVRDALPMKLLSFLYSYQGSSKTCFKGNLKKSDCGDTEKDGLDEEKLNLSWRDAFLKSYKAMDKELRSHPNLDCFCSGSTAVTLVKQGSNLFMGYIGDSRAILGSKDSNDSMVAIQLTVDLKPDLPREAERIKRCKGRVFALHDEPEVSRVWLPFDDAPGLAMARAFGDFCLKEYGVISIPEFSHRILTDRDQFIVLASDGVWDVLSNEEVVEIVSSAPTRASAARTVVDSAAREWKLKYPTSKMDDCAVVCLFLDGKMDSESDYEEQGFSSATLQSNHSGNAVESDDGQKSEPSLQRNFTVRSSDESDTHGRLPVEIEGNEETVAAEENWLGLEGVTRVNSLVQLPRFSEERP